The candidate division TA06 bacterium B3_TA06 genome includes a region encoding these proteins:
- a CDS encoding tRNA (adenosine(37)-N6)-threonylcarbamoyltransferase complex ATPase subunit type 1 TsaE, producing MRLIKLETRSPAETYKLGKRIAQSIQAGDVLALKGELGSGKTTMIQGIIKGLGVDQRVQSPSFVLVRSYQADFEIKHVDLYRLNQAGVDGLHLEEIYNEDGVMLVEWSEHAGWLPGTLSRVEMVFVPDNPLHRRITITGPIQKRLE from the coding sequence ATGAGATTGATCAAGCTTGAGACCAGGAGCCCTGCAGAGACCTATAAGCTCGGCAAACGCATAGCCCAGAGTATCCAGGCCGGAGACGTGCTTGCCTTAAAGGGGGAGCTCGGCTCAGGAAAGACCACCATGATCCAGGGAATCATCAAGGGACTGGGTGTAGATCAAAGGGTGCAGAGCCCATCCTTTGTTCTGGTGCGTAGCTATCAGGCTGATTTCGAGATCAAGCACGTTGATCTTTACCGCCTCAATCAGGCAGGTGTGGACGGCCTGCACCTTGAGGAGATCTATAACGAAGATGGCGTGATGCTTGTGGAGTGGTCAGAACACGCTGGCTGGCTGCCAGGTACGCTGAGTCGAGTCGAGATGGTGTTCGTTCCCGACAATCCTCTCCATCGTCGGATAACCATCACCGGCCCTATCCAGAAGAGGCTCGAGTGA
- a CDS encoding pantothenate kinase — translation MIVLVDIGNSFTKVATAEGAGLTSAVRLATHPEHTPDEIFIEFKTLGIQEPRGAVICSVVPELTERFVEMFRSRFNLGNPLVVTPYVNTGITILYRNLSNLGADRIANAVGAYFEYGKDVAIVDFGTATTIDFVTSKGEYLGGIIAPGLEASLHNLISKAPQLFEIKPEKPDRYVGRSTEECLQSGSYLLTVGLIEAVRAAVRRETKIDFTFIATGGLADRFAPFANAIEIVDRDLTLKGCLHLYRLNRGEGENQPHRMDEIDQA, via the coding sequence ATGATAGTCCTTGTTGATATAGGCAACTCCTTCACCAAGGTAGCTACAGCCGAGGGCGCTGGCTTAACCTCGGCTGTGCGTCTGGCCACTCATCCTGAGCACACACCGGATGAGATATTTATAGAGTTCAAAACCCTGGGGATCCAGGAGCCCAGGGGCGCGGTGATCTGCTCGGTGGTGCCTGAACTTACCGAGCGATTCGTTGAGATGTTTCGCAGCCGGTTCAACCTGGGGAATCCTCTGGTGGTTACACCCTATGTTAATACCGGTATAACCATCCTTTACCGCAACCTTTCCAATCTTGGTGCTGACCGTATCGCCAACGCGGTGGGGGCTTACTTCGAGTACGGCAAGGACGTGGCCATAGTGGATTTTGGTACGGCAACCACCATAGATTTCGTCACAAGCAAGGGGGAGTATCTTGGTGGTATCATTGCGCCCGGTCTTGAAGCCAGTCTGCATAATCTCATATCCAAAGCCCCGCAGCTTTTTGAGATCAAGCCTGAAAAGCCTGACCGCTACGTTGGACGCTCAACCGAGGAGTGCCTGCAGTCCGGTTCTTATCTTCTGACGGTAGGGCTAATTGAGGCGGTGCGGGCCGCGGTCAGAAGAGAAACAAAGATAGACTTTACCTTTATAGCTACCGGCGGCCTGGCCGATCGCTTTGCCCCGTTTGCAAACGCCATAGAGATCGTGGACCGCGACCTTACCCTTAAGGGATGTCTTCATCTCTACCGTTTGAATAGAGGGGAGGGCGAAAATCAACCACACAGGATGGATGAGATTGATCAAGCTTGA
- a CDS encoding biotin--[acetyl-CoA-carboxylase] ligase codes for MIMDAARISKALGLSHVEFREEVTSTQDAARASQASPPYLVCALEQSAGKGRLGRRWQSDRGGLYFTLVVQRQKEDWAVPLVCAYALWKEVSSKVLSLQLKWPNDLYAEEKKLAGIVVEGWDDRLGIGVGVNVNQQGFEGSLASSAISLRMLAGAEFDLEALLIDTVSLILKAMDELAEHGFRFFQPSIRRVLLEADQPVKVIRDNRTYTGRLLDLGPSGEALVQGSEGELFTVPAQHLLEAR; via the coding sequence ATGATCATGGACGCAGCAAGGATTAGCAAGGCCTTGGGTCTTTCCCATGTAGAGTTCCGCGAGGAGGTTACCTCTACCCAGGACGCGGCTCGTGCATCCCAGGCGTCGCCGCCTTATCTTGTTTGTGCTTTAGAGCAGAGCGCTGGCAAGGGCAGGTTGGGACGACGCTGGCAATCGGATAGGGGAGGGCTCTACTTTACCCTGGTAGTCCAGAGACAAAAGGAGGACTGGGCGGTGCCCTTGGTATGCGCATACGCGTTGTGGAAGGAAGTCTCATCCAAGGTGTTAAGTCTTCAGTTAAAGTGGCCCAACGATCTCTACGCGGAAGAGAAAAAGCTTGCCGGTATTGTGGTTGAGGGATGGGACGATCGTCTGGGGATCGGGGTGGGGGTAAACGTTAACCAGCAGGGGTTTGAAGGAAGCCTAGCCTCCTCTGCGATCTCGCTGCGTATGCTTGCAGGTGCGGAGTTCGATCTGGAAGCCTTGCTTATAGATACAGTCTCTCTTATACTTAAGGCGATGGATGAGCTTGCCGAGCATGGATTTCGATTCTTTCAACCCTCCATTCGCCGGGTTCTCCTGGAGGCCGATCAGCCGGTCAAGGTTATCCGGGATAACAGAACATACACCGGCCGTCTTCTTGATCTTGGACCCTCAGGCGAGGCGTTGGTTCAGGGCTCTGAGGGTGAGCTCTTCACCGTTCCGGCACAGCACCTTCTTGAGGCGAGATGA